One window of Perca fluviatilis chromosome 12, GENO_Pfluv_1.0, whole genome shotgun sequence genomic DNA carries:
- the LOC120569241 gene encoding collagen alpha-3(VI) chain-like: MNYALSKMFQPSTGSRRKQGVQQVLVLITGGPVQDQAKNAADKLALAGVLTFTVSSGEADEGLMKSVAFVEDLAYHETSFSNVPALAGQIMPKLITVVGDTDVTETFPEETAFVAGAERDVAFLIDGTENVRRDFAYI, encoded by the exons ATGAATTATGCCCTTAGCAAAATGTTCCAGCCATCAACTGGGTCACGTAGGAAGCAGGGAGTCCAGCAGGTGTTGGTTCTGATCACAGGTGGTCCAGTCCAGGATCAGGCTAAAAATGCAGCTGATAAATTGGCTCTTGCTGGTGTTTTGACCTTCACAGTCAGTTCTGGAGAAGCAGATGAAGGCCTAATGAAATCAGTTGCCTTTGTTGAAGATTTGGCTTACCATGAAacaagcttctcaaatgtgcCAGCTCTGGCTGGACAAATAATGCCGAAGTTGATAACAGTGGTTGGCGATACAGATGTGACAGAAACATTCCCTGAGGAAACTG CTTTTGTTGCTGGAGCTGAGAGAGATGTTGCCTTTCTCATCGATGGCACAGAAAATGTCAGAAGAGATTTTGCCTACATCTGA
- the tyw5 gene encoding tRNA wybutosine-synthesizing protein 5 has product MELQEKVPVPIFTEVDKDVFLREIYPERRPAVLRGVCLGACLEKWTVEYLGRKGGDREVKIHVSTVPQMDFLHKNFVYKTLPFKEFVKRASEKKHTDFFLCEDESYYLRSLGEDVRKEPADLSKQFPDLAEDFHIPQFFEPDQFFSSVFRISSCGLQLWTHYDVMDNLLAQVTGMKRVALYSPQDALQLYLSGDKSEVLDIDSPDLNRFPEFVKAKRYECVLEPGDLLFIPALWFHNTLALQFGVGVNVFWRHLPAASYDRKDPYGNKDPAAATRALQALERALHTLDELPADYRDFYGRRMIQRIQKRTYCDNVSSTTTQDATLSSS; this is encoded by the exons ATGGAGCTCCAGGAAAAAGTACCTGTGCCGATATTTACAGAAGTAGATAAGGACGTGTTTCTGCGAGAGATTTATCCAGAG CGCAGACCAGCCGTGCTGAGAGGCGTGTGTCTCGGAGCATGCCTGGAGAAGTGGACCGTTGAATATCTTGGACGGAAAGGGGGAGACAGGGAAGTGAAGATTCACGTATCCACTGTGCCACAGATGGACTTCCTTCACAAAAACTTTGTTTACAa GACTCTGCCATTCAAGGAATTTGTGAAAAGGgcatctgaaaaaaaacacactgactTCTTCCTGTGTGAG GATGAGAGCTATTATCTTCGATCACTGGGAGAGGACGTACGAAAG gaACCTGCTGATCTGAGCAAACAGTTCCCAGACTTGGCAGAGGATTTCCACATCCCACAGTTCTTTGAACCCGATCAGTTTTTCTCCAGCGTCTTCCGCATCAGCTCCTGTGGTCTGCAGCTGTGGACACACTACGAC GTGATGGATAACCTGCTGGCTCAGGTGACCGGGATGAAGAGAGTGGCTCTCTACAGCCCCCAGGATGCATTGCAACTCTACCTGTCAG GTGATAAATCAGAGGTCCTGGACATCGACTCCCCAGACCTGAATCGGTTTCCTGAGTTTGTGAAGGCAAAGAGATACGAGTGTGTGCTGGAGCCTGGAGATCTACTTTTTATCCCCG CCCTGTGGTTCCATAACACCTTGGCACTGCAGTTTGGTGTGGGTGTAAATGTGTTCTGGCGCCATCTGCCAGCTGCCAGCTACGACAGGAAGGACCCGTACGGTAATAAAGACCCTGCGGCTGCCACTCGAGCCCTGCAGGCCCTGGAGAGAGCACTGCACACTCTGGATGAGCTCCCGGCAGATTATCGGGACTTTTATGGGCGCCGAATGATACAGCGCATTCAAAAGCGGACGTATTGTGACAATGTGTCGAGCACAACTACACAGGACGCCACATTATCCAGcagttag